One part of the Pseudomonas sp. MYb118 genome encodes these proteins:
- a CDS encoding HAD family hydrolase, translating to MHYQTVLFDLDGTLTDPREGITRSIQFALGKLGIDEPDLTKLEHFIGPPLLQAFMQFYDFDEAKAWEAVNFYRERFKVTGLYENRVFDGVKPLLETLGGQGRQLYIATSKPWVFAREIARHFDFARHFKVIYGSELDGTRTNKVELIAHLMAEEGLDPADTLMIGDRKHDLIGARSNGLDAAAVGYGFGSREELSAEAPAYHFETLEEMHQAFLRR from the coding sequence ATGCATTACCAGACCGTTTTGTTCGACCTCGATGGCACCCTGACCGACCCGCGCGAGGGCATCACCCGCTCGATCCAGTTCGCCCTGGGCAAACTGGGGATCGACGAACCCGACCTGACCAAACTCGAGCACTTCATCGGCCCGCCGCTGTTGCAGGCGTTCATGCAGTTCTATGACTTCGATGAAGCCAAGGCCTGGGAGGCGGTGAATTTCTACCGTGAGCGCTTCAAGGTCACCGGCTTGTACGAGAACCGGGTTTTCGACGGGGTCAAGCCGCTGCTGGAAACCCTGGGCGGGCAAGGCCGGCAGTTGTACATCGCCACTTCCAAGCCGTGGGTCTTCGCCCGGGAAATTGCCCGGCATTTCGATTTCGCCCGGCACTTCAAGGTGATCTACGGCAGCGAGCTGGACGGCACGCGCACCAACAAAGTCGAGCTCATCGCCCACCTGATGGCCGAAGAAGGCCTGGACCCGGCCGACACCCTGATGATCGGCGACCGCAAACACGACCTGATCGGTGCGCGTAGCAACGGTCTGGATGCGGCGGCGGTGGGGTATGGGTTTGGCAGTCGTGAGGAGTTGAGTGCGGAGGCGCCGGCTTATCATTTTGAGACGCTCGAGGAGATGCATCAGGCGTTTTTGCGGCGTTAG